TCATGTACATGATAATATTTAAGCAAAAGGATAGAGAAGCTCCAAAAGCACTTTGAGGTTGAAGAAGATCTACAACCATGAACTCTGTACCATTCATGAGAAGAGACAACATATACAACAAGTTGTAAAATTTAGTCTTCGTCCCGATTCCAACAGATTAAAGTAGATCATACTTGATCGATCAACCAGACTTCATCTTGTTGATTTGATTCAGCGCTGGTTGGAGGATGTTGTAGAGCACCCAGAGGATGGCCGGCGCCACCACGAACAAGAGTAGCAGCCCACGGCTATCGTTCGACGACGCCGCGTCGGCCACCATCATCGCCTCGCCCGCCGCCGACGCACTGGGAGGCGCCGCCAGTCCAGCCAGCGCGGCGCCCAGGCCGAGGCCGGCGACCACGGCCTTCTCGGCTCTCATCCGGCTGAGCTGGTTGAGGGCCGGCTGCAGGATGTTGTATAGGACCCAGAGGACGGCCGGGACGATGGGGAGCAGGAGCGCGAGGCCGCGGCTGTCGCCGCCGCCGCTTTCGGCGATCTCCGCGATCTGCTGCGCGGCGAAGGCGGCGTCGGAGGTGGCCAGGGCCGCGAAGACGGTGCCGGCTAGGGCCGCGGCGGCGGATGTTGGGTTGGAGACGGAAAGGAGCTGGGGGACGGCCGGGAGACGGCGGGGGAGCGAGAGGGGGAGGTGCTGCTTGGGAGCAGCTGCCTTTGGGACGGCCGTCAGGGAGTAGGAAGTAGGGCATTTGGCGTTGAGCAAGGCCACCATCGTCGCCATTGTTGCCAGTTGCCACGGAATCCGATGATCTTCTTCTTGTGAGCTTACGGATTGTGAGACGATCGAAATTGTGGGTCGCTTCTAGTT
The genomic region above belongs to Zingiber officinale cultivar Zhangliang chromosome 11A, Zo_v1.1, whole genome shotgun sequence and contains:
- the LOC122032581 gene encoding photosystem II core complex proteins psbY, chloroplastic-like gives rise to the protein MATMVALLNAKCPTSYSLTAVPKAAAPKQHLPLSLPRRLPAVPQLLSVSNPTSAAAALAGTVFAALATSDAAFAAQQIAEIAESGGGDSRGLALLLPIVPAVLWVLYNILQPALNQLSRMRAEKAVVAGLGLGAALAGLAAPPSASAAGEAMMVADAASSNDSRGLLLLFVVAPAILWVLYNILQPALNQINKMKSG